In Propionimicrobium sp. PCR01-08-3, one DNA window encodes the following:
- the chvE gene encoding multiple monosaccharide ABC transporter substrate-binding protein, which produces MNMRHNFGRRAKTFAAALAVGALALTGCSGGGAGSGDGGAGNGDDEIKIGVAMPTQTSERWIADGDAVKTALEDEGYTVDLQFANDDIPTQTQQIDQMITNGADILVIAAIDGTALSSQLDAAGAANIPVLSYDRLIRDNENVDFYVSFDNYKVGVAQGTALLHGLGLVDENGTEVADRPTGPLNIELFGGSPDDNNAGFFFEGAMDTIQPFIDDGTLVVQSGQTDFDTVATLRWSQEAAQKRMEDLITSTYAGGSTELAGVLSPFDGISRGVITALQGAGYGTSLEDGLPVVTGQDAEIASVKLINDGVQQSTIFKDTRTLAAQAVEAVKAMAEGNEPEANDTETYDNGVKVVPSYLLEVETIYQDNIQEKIIDSGYYTEEEVNSGVAG; this is translated from the coding sequence ATGAACATGCGTCACAACTTTGGACGGCGCGCGAAGACCTTCGCAGCCGCTCTGGCCGTGGGTGCGCTCGCGCTCACCGGATGCTCCGGAGGAGGCGCCGGAAGCGGCGACGGAGGGGCCGGCAATGGCGACGACGAAATCAAGATCGGTGTCGCAATGCCCACGCAAACCTCCGAGCGCTGGATCGCCGACGGCGATGCCGTGAAGACCGCGCTGGAGGACGAGGGTTACACCGTCGATCTCCAGTTCGCCAATGACGACATCCCGACTCAAACTCAGCAGATCGACCAGATGATCACCAACGGCGCAGACATCCTTGTCATCGCCGCAATCGACGGCACCGCACTGTCCAGCCAGTTGGACGCCGCGGGCGCCGCGAACATCCCTGTGCTGTCCTACGACCGGCTGATCCGCGATAACGAGAACGTCGACTTCTACGTCTCGTTCGACAACTACAAGGTCGGCGTCGCCCAGGGCACCGCGCTGCTCCACGGACTCGGCCTTGTCGACGAGAACGGCACCGAGGTTGCCGATCGTCCGACCGGACCGTTGAATATCGAGCTGTTCGGCGGATCGCCCGACGACAACAACGCCGGCTTCTTCTTCGAAGGCGCCATGGACACCATCCAGCCCTTCATCGACGACGGCACCTTGGTCGTGCAGTCCGGCCAGACCGACTTCGACACCGTCGCCACCTTGCGCTGGTCGCAAGAAGCCGCCCAGAAGCGCATGGAGGATCTGATCACCTCCACCTACGCCGGTGGCAGCACCGAGCTGGCAGGCGTGCTCTCGCCGTTCGACGGCATCTCCCGCGGCGTCATCACCGCGCTACAGGGCGCCGGTTACGGCACTTCGCTGGAAGACGGTCTTCCGGTGGTGACCGGGCAGGACGCAGAGATCGCTTCGGTCAAACTGATCAACGACGGCGTCCAGCAGTCGACCATCTTCAAGGACACCCGGACGCTGGCGGCCCAGGCCGTCGAAGCCGTGAAGGCGATGGCCGAGGGCAATGAGCCCGAGGCGAATGACACCGAAACCTACGACAACGGCGTAAAGGTGGTTCCGTCCTATCTGCTCGAGGTCGAAACCATCTACCAGGACAACATCCAGGAGAAGATCATCGATTCGGGTTACTACACCGAAGAAGAGGTCAACTCCGGAGTTGCCGGCTGA
- a CDS encoding LacI family DNA-binding transcriptional regulator, which translates to MGIERAGRPPSMMDVAAAAGVSHQTVSRVLNGSDKVTAQTRQRVQQAIDELGYRRNSVARALVTRRSGIIGIITTTSVHHGPSSILLAIQLAAREAGYFTGVAPLEVSTPETLRRAVDHFLGQAVEGIVIVAPLVEMAENVDLLDVPVPVVAVRSPMVAQAAGVLSVSVDQEGGARQAVHHLIELGHTDIAHVPGPPDWSEAQARESEWRRVMSEAGLPVREPVARGWNSQTGYDMGLQFVREGVPTAVFAANDELALGLIRAFHESGLSVPRDVSIVGFDDIPTAKFFIPSLTTVRQDFHELGHQVVTTLIDAIRGDQPLSPISLPTQLIIRESTAALTD; encoded by the coding sequence ATGGGCATCGAGCGAGCCGGGCGGCCGCCGTCCATGATGGATGTCGCAGCTGCTGCCGGCGTTTCGCATCAGACCGTCTCACGGGTGCTCAACGGCAGCGACAAAGTGACTGCTCAGACAAGACAGCGCGTACAACAAGCGATCGACGAGCTGGGATACCGCCGCAATTCGGTAGCGCGAGCACTCGTGACGCGCAGGTCGGGCATCATCGGCATCATCACGACGACCTCCGTGCATCATGGTCCGAGTTCGATCCTGCTGGCCATTCAGTTGGCCGCGCGCGAGGCCGGCTATTTCACCGGCGTTGCGCCGCTCGAGGTCTCGACGCCCGAGACGCTGCGCCGCGCGGTCGATCACTTCCTGGGTCAAGCCGTCGAGGGAATCGTCATCGTGGCTCCGTTGGTCGAGATGGCCGAGAATGTCGACTTACTGGACGTCCCGGTGCCGGTGGTCGCTGTTCGCTCGCCCATGGTCGCCCAGGCCGCCGGCGTGTTGTCGGTGAGCGTCGACCAGGAAGGTGGTGCCCGACAGGCCGTCCACCACCTCATCGAACTCGGCCATACCGATATCGCGCATGTACCCGGCCCACCCGATTGGTCGGAGGCCCAGGCACGAGAGTCCGAATGGCGCCGCGTGATGAGCGAGGCCGGACTGCCCGTCCGAGAGCCGGTGGCCCGGGGCTGGAACTCCCAGACCGGCTACGACATGGGCCTCCAGTTCGTCCGCGAGGGTGTGCCCACCGCGGTCTTCGCCGCCAACGACGAGCTGGCGCTCGGCCTTATTCGTGCCTTCCACGAATCCGGGCTGTCGGTGCCACGCGACGTCTCCATCGTCGGTTTCGATGACATCCCGACGGCGAAGTTCTTCATCCCGAGCCTGACCACGGTTCGCCAGGACTTTCACGAACTGGGGCATCAGGTGGTCACCACACTCATCGACGCCATCCGCGGAGATCAACCGCTCAGCCCGATATCGCTTCCGACGCAGCTCATCATCCGGGAGTCGACCGCGGCTCTGACGGACTGA
- the bluB gene encoding 5,6-dimethylbenzimidazole synthase, with protein sequence MTSSSADSVSPRPAWQRPVPTIGDQTSAAERDDDLTGWAFDADTRAALDKVIGARRDIRRYRPDDVPDELVREVLNAGHGGPSVGHSQPWRFIVVRDARTRARAAWMADRERLRQANQLPAAQASRLLDLQLEGIREAPLGIVVACDRRTPPGAILGRNTFHDADLWSCACAIENMWLTARAAGLGMGWVTLMRPTELIDLLALPQGVETLGWMCLGWPDERPPYPGLERRAWSKKAPLDDVVLHESWPTRAPQPPASALVAVPAGHIEHETAPRQTADPSTASSVRENNPEPKQNSMMAQPAGHLHAASDSDAQARPIVARSATPSNKEDLAMPQHSGRFPIVTGPDSPLWSEVAAPSQRDVVRARDAADAILTPPGSLGKLDQALDRLTAVSPDLPLGGTLVLAGADHPIAALGVSAFDQSVTREVMEAAVAGQSLGALAAHSAGLQTVIVDCEVHGDPIADARQARPSEIRGDLANSAALTQPDLADLIAHGRQIGAEAAADGIVCLGEVGVANTTVATALACVFTGLTPAEAAGIGAGSDSDMIAHKASAISSALMRVDAEALRRDPERALAELGGPEFALLAGVVLGATESGAPVVLDGLATSVAALAVVEVNPAIQPYLIAGHASRETAHAAVLTELGLEPLLDLRLRAGEGVGACLAAQLLLTGLTVRRGAARTLPR encoded by the coding sequence ATGACGTCGTCCTCTGCTGATTCTGTTTCCCCTCGCCCTGCCTGGCAGCGGCCCGTTCCGACCATCGGGGATCAGACCTCTGCCGCCGAACGCGACGACGATCTCACCGGCTGGGCTTTCGATGCGGACACCCGGGCGGCCCTCGACAAGGTGATCGGCGCCCGGCGCGACATCCGGAGGTATCGTCCGGACGATGTCCCCGACGAGCTGGTTCGCGAGGTATTGAACGCGGGCCATGGAGGTCCGAGTGTCGGTCACTCGCAGCCCTGGCGTTTCATCGTCGTCCGCGATGCGCGCACCCGCGCCCGGGCCGCCTGGATGGCCGACCGGGAGCGCCTCCGCCAAGCGAACCAGCTCCCCGCCGCGCAGGCGAGCCGGCTGCTCGATCTGCAGCTGGAGGGAATCCGCGAGGCCCCGCTGGGCATCGTGGTGGCCTGCGACCGGCGCACTCCTCCCGGAGCGATTCTTGGACGCAACACCTTTCACGATGCGGATCTGTGGAGTTGTGCCTGCGCCATCGAGAACATGTGGCTGACCGCCCGGGCGGCGGGACTTGGCATGGGGTGGGTGACGCTGATGCGTCCCACGGAACTCATCGATCTGCTCGCGCTACCGCAAGGCGTGGAGACTCTCGGTTGGATGTGTCTGGGCTGGCCGGACGAGCGTCCACCCTATCCGGGGCTGGAGCGGCGGGCTTGGTCGAAGAAGGCTCCGCTCGACGACGTGGTGCTCCACGAGAGCTGGCCTACCCGTGCTCCCCAACCACCCGCATCGGCGCTGGTGGCGGTGCCTGCAGGCCACATCGAGCACGAAACCGCGCCACGGCAGACTGCAGACCCAAGCACAGCGTCCTCTGTCCGAGAAAACAATCCGGAGCCAAAACAGAACTCGATGATGGCTCAGCCGGCCGGTCATCTTCACGCCGCTTCCGACTCCGATGCCCAGGCCCGGCCGATCGTGGCGCGGTCAGCTACACCGAGCAATAAAGAAGATCTCGCAATGCCGCAGCATTCCGGCCGTTTTCCCATCGTCACCGGCCCCGATTCTCCGCTCTGGTCAGAGGTCGCGGCACCGAGCCAGCGCGACGTCGTCCGGGCGAGAGATGCCGCGGACGCGATCCTCACCCCGCCCGGCTCGCTGGGCAAACTCGATCAGGCCCTTGACCGGCTGACGGCGGTCTCGCCTGACTTGCCGCTCGGCGGCACCTTGGTGCTGGCCGGCGCCGATCATCCGATCGCTGCTCTCGGAGTGAGCGCCTTCGACCAGTCGGTCACGCGCGAGGTGATGGAGGCCGCGGTGGCCGGGCAATCGCTGGGCGCGCTTGCCGCGCACTCGGCCGGATTGCAGACCGTGATCGTCGACTGTGAGGTGCATGGCGACCCGATCGCTGATGCCCGGCAGGCCCGGCCCAGCGAAATTCGCGGCGATCTGGCGAACTCGGCCGCGCTCACCCAGCCAGACCTTGCCGATCTGATCGCACATGGACGACAGATCGGTGCCGAAGCCGCAGCCGATGGAATCGTTTGTCTCGGCGAGGTTGGGGTGGCCAACACCACCGTGGCGACTGCGCTCGCCTGCGTGTTCACCGGTTTGACCCCGGCCGAGGCCGCAGGCATCGGCGCAGGCTCGGACTCCGACATGATCGCGCACAAGGCGTCGGCCATCTCCAGTGCTCTCATGCGGGTGGACGCCGAGGCCCTGCGCCGCGATCCCGAACGCGCACTGGCCGAGTTGGGCGGCCCCGAGTTCGCGCTGCTCGCCGGCGTGGTGCTCGGCGCGACCGAATCGGGAGCGCCCGTGGTGCTCGACGGGCTGGCCACCTCGGTCGCCGCACTCGCGGTGGTCGAAGTCAACCCGGCGATCCAGCCCTACCTGATCGCCGGACACGCCAGCCGTGAGACGGCCCATGCGGCGGTGCTCACCGAGCTGGGCCTAGAGCCGCTGCTCGATCTCCGGCTGCGCGCGGGCGAGGGGGTCGGGGCCTGCCTGGCCGCGCAGCTGCTGCTGACCGGGCTCACCGTGCGCCGAGGTGCCGCACGCACTCTTCCCCGATAG
- the deoC gene encoding deoxyribose-phosphate aldolase, giving the protein MTMTVAEYAKHFDMALHLQSSTEDDIRAHARHAVEANVAACYTSSYWTPVVAEELKGSDLRVGTAISFPYGCTSTAMKFAEIEEGLEVGATAVDMVVNIGRLRAGDNDFVRNEVEGLAERVQGKAISKVIFEVCFLTDGEIATLTRICSDAGIDYVKTATGSEGFPTEHQVKVMRDNITNPATQLKVSGVPRTFTLPATLWMIEKLGVSLIGTRSAADLVDQYAAYLGQE; this is encoded by the coding sequence ATGACAATGACCGTCGCGGAATACGCGAAGCACTTCGATATGGCACTGCACTTGCAGAGCTCGACCGAGGACGACATCAGGGCGCACGCCCGCCACGCCGTTGAGGCCAATGTCGCCGCCTGCTACACAAGCTCTTATTGGACGCCGGTGGTCGCCGAAGAATTGAAGGGCTCCGATCTGCGGGTGGGAACGGCCATCTCCTTCCCCTATGGCTGCACATCGACGGCGATGAAGTTCGCTGAGATCGAGGAAGGGCTGGAGGTCGGGGCGACTGCGGTCGACATGGTCGTCAACATCGGACGATTGCGTGCCGGCGACAACGACTTCGTCCGTAACGAGGTCGAGGGCCTGGCCGAGCGGGTTCAGGGCAAGGCGATCTCGAAGGTGATATTCGAGGTCTGTTTTCTGACCGACGGCGAGATCGCCACACTTACCAGGATCTGCTCCGACGCAGGCATCGACTACGTCAAGACCGCGACCGGTTCCGAAGGATTCCCGACCGAACACCAGGTCAAGGTGATGCGCGACAACATCACGAACCCCGCGACGCAACTCAAGGTCTCCGGTGTGCCGCGCACGTTCACGCTGCCCGCGACACTGTGGATGATCGAGAAGCTCGGGGTCTCGCTGATCGGCACCCGCTCGGCCGCCGATCTCGTCGACCAGTACGCCGCCTATCTCGGGCAGGAATGA
- a CDS encoding FGGY family carbohydrate kinase — protein MTDYLVGIDAGTTGCKTIVFDLDGTICGQDYREYPSVFPAPGLVEQTYDDIIPPLMDSCRAAIEASGVPAEQIKAVAFSSQAPLLAMIGGDGKLIRPFVSWQDLRGAPYIPKLREAYGAEKFYLETGDPIGTNTAAPKWAWLKDNEPDNWAKTEWFLSEQEFLLAEWGADQYWTDLSSASREGMLDVDTMSWSKPVHELIGIPVSKRAKIAAEPGKVVGSIGPELARQTGLAEGTALCVGAHDQNCSTFGGGAVHGGDCVMVMGTFGSCYVVMDEPKRDPARKLVVKPNHGMGNWTIEAFSTTSASSFRWYRDTFCDIECQAGRVAGVDPYDIITKQAGGSPIGANGVTFLPYLGGASGARQNPDARANLNGMTLATTKGDVARAVLEGVSFEMRDVLDAQSAAGIEIETIRLVGGAAKSKMWSQMLADIFQRPIEILRTSEAGCLGAAMYAGVGVGLYESCEQAADRAVAVVDRFEPEPSTAAAYDEAFQRFVDVYEGLDDKVF, from the coding sequence ATGACCGACTACCTCGTGGGTATCGACGCCGGGACGACCGGCTGCAAAACCATCGTCTTCGATCTCGACGGCACCATTTGCGGGCAGGACTACCGGGAATATCCGTCCGTCTTTCCGGCTCCGGGCCTGGTCGAGCAGACCTATGACGACATCATTCCGCCGTTGATGGATTCCTGCCGCGCCGCCATCGAGGCGTCCGGGGTGCCGGCGGAGCAGATCAAGGCCGTGGCCTTCTCGTCCCAGGCGCCGCTGCTGGCGATGATCGGCGGCGACGGCAAACTGATTCGTCCATTCGTCTCGTGGCAGGATCTGCGCGGCGCGCCGTACATCCCGAAGCTGCGCGAGGCCTACGGTGCCGAGAAGTTCTACCTCGAGACCGGCGACCCGATCGGGACGAACACCGCCGCACCGAAGTGGGCGTGGCTCAAAGACAACGAGCCTGACAACTGGGCGAAGACCGAATGGTTCTTGTCGGAGCAGGAGTTCTTGCTCGCCGAATGGGGAGCAGACCAGTACTGGACTGACCTGTCGTCCGCCTCTCGCGAAGGCATGCTCGACGTCGACACCATGAGCTGGTCGAAGCCGGTCCACGAGCTGATCGGGATACCGGTCAGCAAACGGGCCAAGATCGCCGCCGAACCAGGCAAGGTCGTCGGCTCAATCGGCCCCGAACTCGCCCGTCAGACCGGCCTGGCCGAAGGCACCGCGTTGTGTGTGGGCGCGCACGACCAGAACTGCTCCACCTTCGGCGGCGGGGCCGTGCACGGCGGTGACTGCGTGATGGTGATGGGCACCTTCGGGTCGTGCTACGTCGTGATGGACGAACCCAAACGTGACCCGGCCCGCAAATTGGTGGTGAAACCCAATCACGGCATGGGCAATTGGACGATCGAGGCGTTCTCGACCACCTCGGCGTCGTCCTTCCGCTGGTATCGCGACACCTTCTGCGACATCGAATGCCAGGCAGGCAGGGTCGCAGGCGTCGATCCGTACGACATCATCACCAAGCAGGCCGGTGGTTCACCGATCGGCGCCAATGGCGTGACCTTTTTGCCTTATCTGGGTGGTGCGTCCGGTGCCCGGCAGAACCCGGACGCCCGGGCCAACCTGAACGGAATGACGCTCGCCACGACCAAGGGCGACGTGGCCAGGGCTGTGCTGGAGGGCGTCAGTTTCGAGATGCGCGATGTGCTGGACGCTCAGTCGGCGGCCGGTATCGAGATCGAGACGATCAGGTTGGTCGGCGGGGCCGCGAAGTCGAAGATGTGGTCGCAGATGCTCGCCGACATCTTCCAGCGTCCGATCGAGATCCTGCGCACGTCCGAGGCCGGTTGCTTGGGCGCCGCCATGTATGCCGGTGTCGGCGTGGGACTGTACGAATCGTGCGAGCAGGCTGCCGATCGGGCGGTCGCCGTCGTCGACCGGTTCGAACCGGAGCCTTCGACGGCGGCCGCCTACGATGAGGCCTTCCAACGGTTCGTCGACGTCTACGAGGGGTTGGACGACAAGGTCTTTTAG
- a CDS encoding short chain dehydrogenase, with the protein MRVLIIGATGAIGSLVADTLESRDHEVIRASRHSEVTVDLGDPDSVRSLFEQVGSVDAVVVAFGPTPYKQVTELDRDDFTAAFNSKALGQLGVAIEALKHVNDGGSITLTSGVTARTPIATCAAAAFVNGGLESFVITAAAEAPRSIRVNAVSPDVLERSPQFYSSFTGHRPVSDEEVGRAYVLAVEGIVNGQIIKVGDQY; encoded by the coding sequence TTGCGAGTTCTCATCATCGGCGCCACGGGCGCCATCGGATCGCTCGTCGCTGACACCCTCGAGTCGCGTGACCACGAGGTCATTCGCGCTTCGCGCCACTCCGAGGTCACTGTCGATCTCGGCGACCCGGATTCAGTTCGCTCCCTTTTCGAGCAAGTGGGGTCGGTGGACGCGGTCGTCGTCGCTTTCGGTCCGACACCGTACAAGCAGGTAACCGAGCTTGATCGCGACGACTTTACGGCAGCTTTCAATTCGAAGGCACTCGGGCAACTCGGAGTCGCAATTGAAGCTCTTAAACACGTCAATGACGGTGGATCGATCACCCTGACCAGTGGAGTAACCGCCCGCACACCGATCGCGACCTGTGCAGCTGCTGCCTTCGTCAACGGCGGCCTGGAATCGTTCGTGATCACCGCGGCCGCCGAGGCTCCCCGGAGCATCCGCGTCAACGCGGTATCCCCGGATGTGCTGGAGCGTTCGCCACAGTTCTATTCGTCGTTCACCGGGCATCGTCCGGTCAGCGACGAAGAGGTCGGGCGAGCCTATGTGCTCGCCGTCGAGGGCATCGTGAACGGCCAGATCATCAAGGTCGGCGACCAGTACTGA
- a CDS encoding MFS transporter — translation MSDAAPGPQSRAQWARVLIAIYGPTLLASIGFGAIIPLIPLQATALGASPGVAAFITAIPGIGMLIFDLPAGTIAARLGERLSIVLACLLDAAIMVCVYLAGSITVLGLAVFIHGMTGSIFQLARQTYVTDAIPLKYRARGMSSLGGVFRIGSFIGPLAVSALISGGEIRNAFVFASCTSLVAAAVTMLLPKLSADRAQQVNAAGERPHTFKVLADHRHSLLTVGMGCMALMMLRTARQTIIPLWGEANGLPPHTVSLLYAVSMGFEVLLFFPGGMIMDRFGRWWVCVPTTFLLGIGLALLPVTHSAGSIAILAAILGMGNGISSGIVLTLGADAAPRFGRSQFLAGWRVLSDSGQFLGPMVISAATALSGLGAASVVIGALGVLGGGWLAKWVPRTPDQIADFRPKD, via the coding sequence GTGAGTGATGCAGCGCCCGGGCCCCAGTCCAGGGCGCAGTGGGCGCGAGTGCTGATCGCGATCTACGGGCCCACCTTGCTGGCGTCCATCGGATTCGGTGCGATCATCCCACTGATCCCGCTGCAGGCGACCGCGCTGGGCGCGAGCCCAGGGGTCGCGGCGTTCATCACCGCGATCCCCGGCATCGGCATGCTGATCTTCGACCTGCCGGCCGGGACGATCGCCGCCCGCCTCGGGGAGCGACTCAGCATCGTGCTCGCCTGCCTGTTGGACGCCGCCATCATGGTCTGCGTCTATCTCGCCGGCTCGATCACCGTGCTCGGGCTCGCCGTGTTCATTCACGGCATGACCGGCTCCATCTTCCAGCTGGCCCGCCAGACCTATGTCACCGATGCGATACCGCTGAAGTATCGCGCCCGCGGCATGTCGAGTCTCGGCGGGGTCTTCCGGATCGGCAGCTTCATCGGTCCGCTCGCGGTCTCGGCGCTGATCAGCGGCGGTGAGATCCGCAATGCCTTCGTCTTCGCGTCCTGTACCTCGCTGGTGGCAGCTGCGGTGACCATGCTGCTGCCCAAGCTCTCCGCCGACCGCGCACAGCAGGTGAACGCGGCAGGTGAGCGCCCGCACACCTTCAAGGTGTTGGCCGACCACAGACATTCGCTGCTGACCGTCGGCATGGGATGCATGGCCCTCATGATGTTGCGCACCGCCCGGCAGACGATCATCCCGCTATGGGGTGAGGCCAACGGCCTTCCGCCACACACCGTCAGCCTGCTCTACGCGGTGTCCATGGGTTTCGAGGTGCTGCTCTTCTTCCCCGGTGGCATGATCATGGATCGCTTCGGCAGGTGGTGGGTCTGCGTGCCGACCACTTTCTTGCTGGGCATCGGGCTGGCGCTGCTGCCGGTCACACATTCCGCCGGTTCGATCGCCATCCTCGCGGCCATCTTGGGCATGGGCAACGGCATCAGTTCCGGCATCGTGCTCACCTTGGGAGCCGATGCCGCACCCCGATTCGGACGCTCCCAGTTCCTCGCGGGCTGGCGTGTGCTGTCCGATTCCGGCCAGTTCTTGGGGCCGATGGTGATCTCGGCGGCCACCGCATTGTCAGGCCTGGGTGCCGCGTCCGTTGTGATCGGCGCCCTCGGGGTGCTCGGCGGTGGTTGGCTCGCCAAGTGGGTGCCGCGCACTCCCGACCAGATCGCCGACTTCCGGCCGAAGGATTGA
- a CDS encoding NADH:flavin oxidoreductase/NADH oxidase: MNDPILFSPITLAAAEGPGIQVRNRAFIAPMCQYSVEAKDGVPTDWHLQQLGSFAAGGFGLVTTEATAVEPHGRISPRDLGIWNDEQLDSHARIVAFEHSQGAIAAVQLAHAGMKASTYPGLPGFTPGYVPEAEGGWQTRTPENLSKDDIAEIVGRFAQAAQRADQAGYDVVQLHGAHGYLMHEFLSPLTNKRTDEYGGDETGRSRFVREIVSAVRAVWPAGKPLGIRFSATDWVENGWDVDATARLAQVLVADHGVTWIDASSGGLGNGTIPVGPGYQVPLASRIKTALDGTNTVVSAVGLITKAQQAETILATGQSDAISVGRAALRDPHWAAAAAAELGVPRDQLPSAPQLHRANW; this comes from the coding sequence GTGAACGATCCGATCCTGTTCTCCCCTATCACTCTTGCCGCCGCCGAAGGCCCTGGAATCCAAGTGCGCAACCGTGCATTCATCGCGCCGATGTGTCAATACAGCGTGGAAGCAAAAGACGGCGTGCCCACCGATTGGCATCTTCAGCAACTCGGCTCGTTCGCGGCAGGTGGTTTCGGACTGGTCACCACCGAGGCAACCGCCGTCGAGCCGCACGGTCGAATCTCCCCTCGTGACCTGGGCATTTGGAACGACGAGCAGCTCGATTCCCATGCCAGGATCGTCGCCTTCGAGCACTCCCAGGGGGCGATCGCTGCCGTTCAACTGGCGCATGCCGGCATGAAGGCCTCCACCTATCCCGGGTTACCGGGATTCACACCGGGCTATGTTCCCGAGGCCGAGGGTGGCTGGCAAACTCGCACCCCGGAGAACCTTAGCAAGGACGACATCGCCGAGATCGTAGGCAGGTTCGCTCAGGCGGCACAGCGGGCCGACCAGGCCGGATACGACGTCGTGCAATTACACGGCGCGCACGGCTATCTCATGCACGAGTTCTTGTCTCCGCTCACCAACAAGCGCACCGATGAGTACGGCGGTGACGAAACCGGACGCAGCCGCTTCGTCCGTGAGATTGTCTCGGCCGTGCGTGCGGTGTGGCCAGCCGGCAAGCCGCTAGGTATCAGGTTCAGCGCGACCGACTGGGTCGAGAATGGCTGGGACGTCGACGCGACCGCCCGGCTGGCGCAAGTCTTGGTAGCCGACCACGGCGTCACCTGGATCGATGCGTCGTCCGGCGGCCTCGGCAATGGCACGATTCCGGTGGGTCCGGGCTATCAAGTACCACTCGCCTCCCGCATCAAGACCGCACTCGACGGCACGAATACCGTTGTCAGCGCGGTCGGATTGATCACTAAGGCGCAGCAGGCCGAGACCATCCTCGCGACCGGGCAGTCCGACGCCATTTCCGTCGGACGCGCTGCACTGCGCGATCCGCACTGGGCTGCGGCCGCCGCTGCCGAGTTGGGCGTCCCGCGGGATCAGTTGCCCAGCGCGCCCCAGCTGCACCGCGCAAACTGGTGA
- a CDS encoding GntR family transcriptional regulator, which translates to MLWQVDPRDPQPIYEQIAETVRRAIAEQSLKPSDRLPAAKELATSLDINLHTVLKAYQELRDEGLIELRRGRGAVVISSDAGMSKLTTLTDDLVAQAARLGVSRNELVRMILKGDNGE; encoded by the coding sequence ATGTTGTGGCAGGTTGATCCGCGAGATCCGCAGCCGATCTATGAGCAGATCGCTGAGACCGTGCGGCGTGCCATCGCTGAGCAATCTTTGAAACCTTCCGATCGGTTGCCCGCTGCGAAAGAACTTGCGACAAGCCTGGATATTAATCTGCACACGGTGCTCAAGGCCTATCAGGAACTGCGTGATGAAGGCCTGATCGAACTTCGCCGCGGCCGGGGCGCGGTGGTGATTTCGTCCGATGCCGGTATGTCGAAGCTCACCACGTTGACCGACGACCTGGTTGCTCAGGCAGCGAGGCTGGGCGTCAGTCGGAACGAACTCGTCCGGATGATTCTGAAAGGAGACAACGGTGAGTAA
- a CDS encoding DUF1648 domain-containing protein, whose protein sequence is MSNRSDSKRRLDHGDLMALAISAVVIIIVAAGMTVTLWSVRDQLPAAVATHWGSSGQADSFAPLGSVFVENLLLSALAPLGLLLLLGVVMRQQVRYTAAFAIGMAVFIAGLSNASVWMQRGMSADEVAASDAPRLMVDDSVRVAWTGRTRSSAVMWAVLGLGVLAVAIPAIQTLLAGSVGLGLLLLILAAFIALSAFALSGTVTVDARGLRVRSLGAISWATIPLDSIAGATVAEVRPLADFGGWGRRLGRDGSHGVITASGPALRLDRGDEGAFLITVQDAESAAAAVNTLVNRRNEK, encoded by the coding sequence GTGAGTAATAGGAGCGACTCGAAGCGCCGCCTCGATCACGGTGATCTGATGGCGCTCGCGATAAGCGCTGTTGTGATCATCATCGTGGCGGCGGGGATGACCGTGACGCTTTGGAGTGTGCGTGATCAGCTGCCCGCTGCGGTTGCAACTCACTGGGGCAGCAGCGGTCAAGCCGACAGTTTCGCCCCGCTCGGCAGCGTGTTTGTGGAAAACCTGCTCCTCAGCGCGCTGGCACCTCTCGGCTTGCTGCTTCTTCTCGGTGTGGTGATGAGACAACAAGTCCGGTATACGGCAGCATTCGCTATAGGTATGGCGGTGTTCATCGCCGGATTGAGTAACGCCAGTGTCTGGATGCAGCGGGGCATGAGCGCGGACGAAGTCGCCGCCAGCGATGCGCCGCGCCTGATGGTGGATGATTCGGTTCGTGTTGCCTGGACCGGACGAACTCGGTCCTCCGCAGTGATGTGGGCGGTGCTGGGGCTCGGCGTGCTGGCAGTGGCGATCCCGGCGATACAGACGCTTCTTGCAGGCTCGGTCGGGCTTGGGCTCCTTCTACTGATACTGGCCGCGTTTATCGCATTGAGTGCGTTTGCACTGTCGGGAACCGTGACCGTTGACGCCCGGGGTCTGCGGGTACGCTCGCTCGGCGCTATCTCCTGGGCCACGATCCCGCTGGATTCGATCGCCGGAGCGACGGTCGCCGAGGTCAGGCCGCTCGCCGATTTCGGTGGCTGGGGTCGTCGGCTCGGACGCGATGGCAGCCATGGTGTGATCACGGCGTCCGGCCCCGCGCTCAGGCTTGACCGAGGAGACGAGGGCGCATTCCTCATTACCGTGCAGGACGCAGAATCCGCCGCGGCAGCGGTGAACACGCTTGTCAATAGGAGAAACGAGAAATGA